In one Pseudomonas sp. Teo4 genomic region, the following are encoded:
- the hpf gene encoding ribosome hibernation-promoting factor, HPF/YfiA family — protein MQVNISGHHVEVTSPLRDYVEQKLKRVEGHFDKITNVQVILKVEKLQQKVEATLQIPGGEVVANAEHEDMYAAIDAMADKLDRQLKKHKEKQQSLLQGAAAR, from the coding sequence ATGCAAGTCAACATCAGTGGACACCATGTAGAAGTCACCTCCCCTCTGCGCGACTACGTAGAGCAAAAGCTTAAGCGCGTGGAGGGTCACTTCGACAAGATCACCAACGTGCAGGTCATCCTGAAAGTCGAGAAACTGCAACAGAAGGTCGAAGCGACCCTGCAGATTCCCGGTGGCGAAGTGGTAGCAAACGCGGAACACGAAGACATGTATGCAGCGATCGACGCCATGGCCGACAAGCTCGACCGCCAACTGAAAAAACACAAGGAAAAACAGCAAAGCCTGCTGCAAGGTGCAGCCGCACGCTGA
- the ptsN gene encoding PTS IIA-like nitrogen regulatory protein PtsN has translation MIRLETILTPGRSLVNVPGGSKKRALEKVANLIAEQVPELEMQDVFEKLIGREKLGSTGFGNGIAIPHCRLEGCTAPVSALLHLDAPIDYDAIDGAPVDLLFVLLVPEAATDAHLELLRQIASMLDRKEVRDRLRSAASSEALFQVVLDAQNEH, from the coding sequence ATGATCCGACTTGAAACCATCCTGACCCCCGGCCGTTCCCTGGTGAACGTGCCGGGAGGCAGTAAAAAGCGCGCCCTGGAAAAGGTCGCCAACCTCATTGCCGAACAAGTGCCAGAGCTGGAGATGCAAGACGTCTTCGAAAAACTGATCGGCCGTGAAAAACTCGGCTCGACCGGTTTCGGCAACGGTATTGCCATCCCTCACTGCCGACTTGAAGGTTGCACTGCACCGGTTAGCGCACTGCTGCACCTGGATGCCCCTATCGATTACGACGCCATCGATGGCGCCCCGGTCGACCTGCTGTTCGTCCTGCTGGTCCCCGAAGCCGCCACTGATGCCCACCTAGAACTGCTGCGCCAGATCGCCAGCATGCTCGATCGCAAGGAGGTCCGCGATCGCCTGCGTTCCGCCGCCAGCAGCGAGGCCCTGTTCCAGGTTGTCCTGGACGCACAGAACGAGCACTGA
- the rapZ gene encoding RNase adapter RapZ: MRLIIVSGRSGSGKSTALDVLEDNGYYCIDNLPAGLLPQLAENALINTELQQPKVAVSIDARNLPSHLTRFPELLEEARGRHIQCDVLFLDADEETLLKRFSETRRRHPLTNANRSLAEAIRVESELLGPISDLADLKIDTTNLNLYQLRDSIKLRLLNQPEPGTAFLVESFGFKRGMPVDADLVFDVRCLPNPYWKPELREHSGLDQPVIDYLAAQPDVEEMFNDISSYLLKWLPRFAASNRAYVTIAIGCTGGHHRSVYLTERLGQLLQQSLKNVQVRHRDL, encoded by the coding sequence ATGCGCCTGATCATCGTCAGCGGCCGGTCCGGCTCGGGCAAGAGTACCGCCCTTGATGTGCTGGAAGACAACGGCTACTACTGCATCGACAACCTCCCCGCCGGGCTGCTACCGCAGCTGGCGGAGAATGCGCTGATCAATACCGAGCTACAGCAGCCCAAGGTTGCCGTTTCCATCGACGCTCGAAACCTGCCGAGCCACCTGACGCGGTTTCCCGAACTGCTCGAAGAAGCCCGCGGCCGGCACATCCAGTGCGATGTACTGTTTCTGGACGCTGACGAAGAAACGCTGCTCAAACGCTTCTCCGAGACCCGGCGGCGCCATCCGCTGACCAACGCCAACCGTTCGCTGGCCGAAGCGATCCGTGTCGAAAGCGAGTTGCTGGGGCCGATTTCCGACCTGGCCGACCTCAAGATCGACACCACCAACCTCAACCTGTACCAGCTGCGCGACTCGATCAAGCTGCGCCTGCTGAACCAGCCTGAACCTGGCACAGCCTTTTTGGTCGAATCGTTCGGTTTCAAGCGAGGCATGCCGGTCGATGCCGACCTGGTGTTCGATGTCCGCTGCCTGCCCAACCCTTACTGGAAGCCAGAGCTGCGTGAACACTCCGGTCTCGACCAACCGGTAATCGATTATCTGGCCGCCCAGCCGGATGTCGAAGAGATGTTCAACGATATCTCCAGCTACCTGCTGAAATGGTTGCCCCGCTTTGCCGCCAGCAATCGCGCCTACGTCACCATTGCCATTGGTTGCACTGGCGGTCACCACCGTTCTGTGTACCTGACCGAGCGCCTCGGCCAGCTACTTCAGCAATCCCTGAAAAACGTCCAGGTCCGCCACCGCGACCTATAG
- a CDS encoding HPr family phosphocarrier protein, whose amino-acid sequence MPAREITIINKLGLHARAAAKFVGVAGRFPCQVRVGRAPDKMVDGKSIMAVMMLAAGKGTQVHLLTEGEQDGDAMDALVALINNFFDEGE is encoded by the coding sequence ATGCCCGCCCGCGAAATTACCATCATCAACAAGTTGGGCCTGCATGCCCGGGCGGCAGCCAAATTCGTCGGCGTGGCCGGTCGATTCCCCTGCCAGGTCAGGGTCGGCCGAGCCCCCGACAAGATGGTGGACGGTAAAAGCATCATGGCCGTGATGATGCTGGCGGCAGGTAAAGGAACCCAGGTCCATCTGCTTACCGAGGGCGAGCAAGATGGCGATGCCATGGATGCCCTGGTAGCGCTGATCAACAACTTCTTCGACGAAGGCGAGTAA
- a CDS encoding ZIP family metal transporter: protein MRSEVMSVSSVRLFRLALGTLLLLVGTALLVARGIAWLDLEPRMLRALEGGALCALGTALGAVPVLVIRNMPVALADTLLGFGAGVMLAATAFSLIIPGLDAAQSIGFSPWGAGGVISFGLLFGALCLFLVDLKVSGASPEALVGSEHQPVIAARIWLFVIAIIAHNIPEGMAIGVSAGGGMADADSLAMGIALQDVPEGLVIALVLAGAGMPRFKAFLIGAASGLVEPLAAVICAWLVNVAELLLPLGLACAAGAMLLVVTQEIIPESRSNGHHRLASLGLCVGFCLMMVMDTAMA, encoded by the coding sequence ATGCGCTCGGAGGTGATGTCTGTCAGCAGTGTGCGCCTGTTCCGCCTGGCGCTTGGGACCTTGCTGTTGCTGGTCGGCACAGCGTTGCTGGTGGCACGCGGCATCGCCTGGCTAGACCTGGAGCCGCGCATGTTGCGTGCCCTCGAGGGCGGTGCACTGTGTGCGCTGGGCACGGCGCTGGGGGCGGTACCGGTGTTGGTCATTCGCAACATGCCGGTCGCCTTGGCCGACACGCTGCTGGGCTTTGGTGCTGGCGTGATGCTGGCGGCTACCGCGTTTTCCCTGATCATCCCAGGGCTCGATGCTGCCCAGTCCATCGGGTTCAGCCCATGGGGTGCTGGCGGCGTGATCAGCTTTGGCCTGTTGTTCGGCGCGTTGTGTCTATTCCTGGTCGACCTCAAGGTCTCCGGCGCTTCGCCAGAGGCCTTGGTTGGCTCCGAGCATCAGCCGGTGATCGCCGCGCGAATCTGGCTGTTCGTGATCGCCATCATCGCCCACAACATTCCTGAAGGTATGGCCATTGGTGTTTCTGCCGGTGGCGGGATGGCCGATGCCGATAGCCTGGCCATGGGTATCGCCTTGCAGGATGTGCCCGAAGGGTTGGTGATCGCGCTAGTGCTGGCGGGGGCGGGGATGCCTCGATTCAAGGCGTTTCTGATTGGTGCCGCGTCGGGGCTGGTGGAGCCACTGGCGGCAGTGATTTGCGCCTGGCTGGTGAACGTCGCTGAGCTGTTGCTGCCGCTGGGCCTGGCCTGCGCGGCGGGGGCGATGTTGCTGGTGGTGACTCAGGAAATCATCCCTGAGTCGCGCAGTAATGGGCATCATCGGCTGGCGAGTTTGGGGCTGTGCGTGGGGTTCTGTTTGATGATGGTGATGGATACGGCGATGGCCTGA
- a CDS encoding superoxide dismutase: MSHTLPALPYAYDALEPHIDAQTMEIHHSKHHQTYINNLNAAIEGTEWAEWPVERLVGAVKQLPEKLQGAVINQGGGHANHTLFWTVMAPQGGGQPQGRVAQAIDAELGGFDAFKDAFTKAALTRFGSGWAWLSVTPGGKLVVESSGNQDSPLMHGNTPILGLDVWEHAYYLKYQNRRPEYIGAFYNVVDWAEVERRYLEALK, encoded by the coding sequence ATGTCCCATACCTTGCCTGCGTTGCCTTATGCCTACGATGCGCTGGAACCGCACATCGACGCCCAGACCATGGAGATTCACCACAGCAAGCATCACCAGACCTATATCAACAACCTCAACGCTGCCATCGAGGGTACCGAGTGGGCCGAGTGGCCGGTGGAAAGGCTGGTGGGTGCGGTCAAGCAGTTGCCTGAGAAGCTGCAAGGCGCGGTCATCAACCAGGGCGGCGGACACGCCAACCACACCCTGTTCTGGACCGTGATGGCGCCACAGGGTGGCGGCCAGCCGCAGGGGCGAGTGGCCCAGGCCATCGACGCTGAACTGGGCGGTTTCGATGCGTTCAAGGACGCCTTCACCAAGGCTGCGCTGACCCGCTTCGGCAGTGGCTGGGCCTGGCTCAGCGTAACGCCGGGCGGCAAGCTGGTGGTGGAAAGCAGCGGCAACCAGGACAGCCCGCTGATGCATGGCAACACACCCATCCTTGGCCTGGATGTCTGGGAGCATGCCTATTACCTCAAGTACCAGAACCGTCGTCCGGAATACATCGGTGCCTTCTACAACGTCGTTGACTGGGCGGAAGTGGAACGTCGTTATCTTGAAGCCTTGAAGTGA
- a CDS encoding class II fumarate hydratase has product MSDTRIERDSMGELQVPAQALYGAQTQRAVDNFPISGQRMPAQFIRALLLAKAAAAKANIELEQLSAAQGQAIVKAVEQLLAGDFIQHFPVDVYQTGSGTSSNMNANEVIATLASRVLGEPVNANDHVNCGQSSNDIIPTTIHVSAALALHEQLLPALRHLVQVIEAKSVQVHQYVKTGRTHLMDAMPVRMSQVLDGWAAQIKGALAHIEATLPSLQALAQGGTAVGTGINAHPQFAAGFARQLSGLTQVEFTPGQNLFALIGSQDTAVALSGQLKTTAVALMKIANDLRWMNSGPLAGLGEIELQGLQPGSSIMPGKVNPVIPEATAMVAAQVIGNDATIAVAGQSGNFELNVMLPVIARNLLESIELMANASRLLADKAIASFKVNEGKLKEALARNPILVTALNPIIGYLKAAEIAKTAYKQGRPIIDVALEHTDLSRDQLEALLDPEKLTAGGI; this is encoded by the coding sequence ATGAGTGATACCCGTATCGAGCGTGACAGCATGGGCGAACTTCAGGTGCCGGCCCAGGCCCTGTACGGTGCCCAGACCCAGCGCGCGGTCGACAACTTCCCGATCAGCGGCCAGCGCATGCCGGCCCAGTTCATCCGCGCACTGCTGCTGGCCAAGGCGGCGGCGGCCAAGGCCAACATCGAGCTGGAGCAACTCTCCGCCGCCCAGGGCCAGGCCATCGTCAAGGCAGTCGAGCAACTGCTGGCAGGTGACTTCATCCAGCATTTCCCGGTGGATGTGTACCAGACCGGCTCCGGCACCAGCTCGAACATGAATGCCAACGAGGTGATCGCCACCCTTGCCAGCCGCGTGCTCGGTGAGCCGGTCAATGCCAACGACCACGTCAACTGCGGCCAGAGCAGCAACGACATTATCCCTACCACCATCCACGTCAGTGCTGCCTTGGCGTTGCATGAGCAACTGTTGCCGGCTCTGCGGCACCTGGTGCAGGTGATCGAAGCCAAGTCGGTTCAGGTGCATCAGTACGTCAAGACCGGCCGAACCCACCTGATGGATGCCATGCCAGTGCGCATGAGCCAGGTACTCGATGGCTGGGCGGCGCAGATCAAGGGCGCGTTGGCGCATATCGAGGCGACCTTGCCGAGCCTGCAGGCCTTGGCCCAGGGCGGCACGGCCGTCGGTACCGGGATCAACGCACACCCGCAGTTCGCCGCCGGCTTCGCCCGCCAGTTGAGTGGCCTGACCCAGGTCGAGTTCACCCCTGGCCAGAACCTGTTCGCGCTGATCGGCTCCCAGGACACCGCCGTGGCGCTGTCCGGCCAGCTCAAGACCACCGCCGTCGCGTTGATGAAAATCGCCAACGACCTGCGCTGGATGAACTCTGGTCCGCTGGCTGGCCTTGGTGAAATCGAGCTGCAAGGCCTGCAGCCCGGTTCGTCGATCATGCCGGGCAAGGTCAACCCGGTCATCCCTGAGGCCACCGCCATGGTTGCCGCCCAGGTGATCGGTAACGACGCGACCATCGCCGTGGCAGGGCAGTCGGGCAACTTCGAGTTGAACGTGATGTTGCCGGTGATTGCCCGCAACTTGCTGGAAAGCATCGAGCTGATGGCCAATGCCAGCCGCCTGCTGGCTGACAAGGCCATCGCCAGCTTCAAGGTCAACGAAGGCAAGCTCAAGGAAGCCCTGGCGCGCAACCCGATCCTGGTGACCGCGCTGAACCCGATCATCGGCTACCTCAAGGCCGCCGAGATCGCCAAGACCGCCTACAAGCAGGGGCGCCCGATCATCGACGTAGCGCTGGAGCACACCGACCTGTCGCGCGATCAGCTCGAAGCGTTGCTGGACCCGGAAAAACTCACTGCTGGCGGCATCTGA
- a CDS encoding FagA protein, producing the protein MMFMKPVLRELPYLENWRWLSRRIRCALEPDEPRLIEHYLAEGRYLVCCTETSPWTVALTSFRLLLDTACDRMLPWHWRCLCLDQAWRPLLDLRNLDRREQNQRWQPYALQLANCVLLPSISPDELMQGFEDE; encoded by the coding sequence ATGATGTTCATGAAACCCGTCCTCCGCGAACTGCCCTACCTGGAAAACTGGCGCTGGCTCAGCCGACGCATTCGTTGCGCCCTGGAACCCGATGAGCCACGTCTGATCGAGCACTACCTGGCCGAAGGCCGGTACCTGGTGTGCTGCACCGAAACGTCGCCCTGGACGGTGGCGTTGACGTCCTTCCGCCTGCTGCTGGATACCGCTTGCGACCGCATGCTGCCTTGGCATTGGCGCTGCCTGTGCCTGGATCAGGCCTGGCGCCCACTGCTGGACCTGCGCAACCTCGATCGCCGCGAACAGAACCAACGCTGGCAGCCCTACGCCCTGCAATTGGCGAACTGCGTGCTGCTGCCTTCGATTTCTCCCGATGAACTGATGCAAGGATTTGAAGATGAGTGA
- the pmbA gene encoding metalloprotease PmbA has protein sequence MSAVQSVGPKNLPALQEQVEAIIAEARRQGASACEVAVSLEQGLSTSVRQREVETVEFNRDQGFGITLYVGQRKGSASTSASGQDAIRETVAAALAIAKHTSEDECSGLADAALMAREIPDLDLYHDWDIEPEKAIEMALTCEAAAFDADTRILNADGTTLNTHQGCRVYGNSHGFIGGYASTRHSLSCVMIAEGEGQMQRDYWYDVNRQGNLLADPRSIGVRAAQRAASRLGARPVPTCEVPVLFSAELAGGLFGSFLSAISGGNLYRKSSFLDGALGQRLFPTWLTLDERPHIPRALGSAAFDGDGLATYAKPFVDKGELVSYLLGTYSGRKLGLPSTANAGGVHNLYVTHGVEDQAALIRRMGRGLLVTELMGHGLNMVTGDYSRGAAGFWVENGEIQHAVQEVTIAGNMKDMFQQIVAIGSDLETRSNIHTGSVLIERMTVAGS, from the coding sequence ATGAGTGCAGTCCAGAGCGTAGGCCCCAAGAACCTGCCGGCGTTGCAGGAGCAGGTCGAAGCGATCATCGCCGAGGCGCGGCGCCAGGGTGCCAGTGCCTGCGAAGTTGCCGTGTCACTGGAGCAGGGGTTGTCCACCAGCGTGCGCCAGCGTGAAGTGGAAACGGTCGAGTTCAACCGTGACCAAGGCTTTGGCATCACCCTCTACGTCGGCCAGCGCAAGGGCTCGGCCAGCACGTCGGCCAGCGGCCAGGATGCGATCCGCGAGACCGTGGCGGCAGCCTTGGCCATTGCCAAGCACACCTCTGAGGACGAGTGCTCCGGCCTGGCCGATGCGGCGCTGATGGCGCGCGAAATCCCGGATCTGGATCTCTACCATGACTGGGACATCGAGCCGGAGAAAGCCATCGAAATGGCGTTGACCTGCGAGGCGGCGGCGTTCGACGCCGACACGCGCATTCTCAATGCCGATGGCACCACCCTCAATACCCACCAGGGCTGCCGGGTATACGGCAACAGCCATGGTTTCATCGGCGGCTACGCGTCCACCCGGCACAGCCTGAGCTGCGTGATGATCGCCGAGGGCGAAGGGCAGATGCAGCGTGACTACTGGTACGACGTGAATCGCCAGGGCAACCTGCTGGCCGATCCGCGCAGCATCGGCGTGCGAGCCGCCCAGCGTGCTGCCAGCCGCCTCGGTGCGCGGCCGGTACCGACCTGCGAGGTGCCGGTGCTGTTTTCCGCCGAACTGGCCGGTGGCCTGTTCGGCAGCTTCCTCTCGGCCATTTCCGGCGGCAACCTGTACCGCAAGTCGTCGTTCCTCGACGGTGCCTTGGGGCAGCGCCTGTTCCCGACCTGGCTGACCCTCGACGAACGTCCACACATTCCACGGGCCCTGGGTAGCGCAGCGTTCGACGGCGACGGTCTGGCCACCTATGCCAAACCGTTCGTCGACAAAGGTGAGCTTGTGTCTTACCTGCTGGGTACCTATTCCGGCCGCAAGCTGGGCCTGCCGAGCACGGCCAACGCCGGGGGCGTGCACAACCTGTACGTGACCCATGGCGTCGAGGACCAGGCGGCGCTGATCCGTCGCATGGGCCGTGGCCTGCTGGTGACCGAGTTGATGGGCCATGGGCTGAACATGGTGACCGGCGACTACTCGCGCGGCGCAGCCGGTTTCTGGGTCGAGAATGGCGAGATCCAGCACGCGGTGCAGGAAGTGACCATTGCCGGCAACATGAAGGACATGTTCCAGCAGATTGTCGCGATTGGTAGCGATCTTGAAACCCGCAGCAATATTCACACAGGCTCGGTGCTGATCGAGCGAATGACGGTCGCCGGTAGCTGA
- the yjgA gene encoding ribosome biogenesis factor YjgA encodes MVDSNDDAFDGEKSKTQIKRELHALVELGERLTTLKADTLARLPLTDELRKALAEASKHTAHGARKRHMSFVGKLMRVQDLDAIHALLEQMDSSTRQYNERFHSLERWRDRLIDGNDEDLERFVNEYPETDRQQLRSLVRHAQHEKARNKPPAAARKVFKYIRDLDEVHRGLR; translated from the coding sequence ATGGTTGATTCAAACGACGACGCCTTCGACGGCGAAAAAAGCAAAACCCAGATCAAGCGTGAACTGCATGCGCTGGTCGAACTCGGCGAGCGCCTCACCACGCTCAAGGCCGATACCCTGGCGCGCCTGCCATTGACCGACGAGTTGCGCAAAGCCCTGGCCGAAGCCAGCAAGCACACTGCGCACGGCGCCCGCAAACGCCACATGTCGTTCGTCGGCAAGCTGATGCGCGTACAAGACCTGGACGCCATCCATGCCTTGCTTGAGCAGATGGACAGCTCGACCCGTCAGTACAACGAACGCTTCCACAGCCTCGAGCGCTGGCGCGATCGCCTGATCGACGGGAACGACGAAGACCTGGAACGCTTCGTCAACGAGTACCCCGAAACCGACCGTCAGCAACTGCGCTCGCTGGTCCGTCACGCCCAGCACGAGAAGGCTCGCAACAAGCCGCCTGCCGCTGCGCGTAAAGTGTTCAAGTACATCCGCGACCTCGACGAGGTCCACCGCGGATTGCGTTGA
- the tldD gene encoding metalloprotease TldD — protein sequence MSQMLSTVSEQLLAPGGLSLDSLQSVLGELAGPGIDAADLYFQGQISETWALEDGIVKEGSFNLDQGVGVRAQSGEKTGFAYSNAINLEALNSAARAARSISRAGQNGKVQAFRSQDVTALYAPDNPLDVLSRAEKVDLLKRVDAATRALDSRIQQVSVSMAGVWERILIAAADGSLAADVRPLVRFNVSVIVEQNGRRERGGQGGGGRTDYRFFTEDRVMGYAREALRQALVNLEAIPAPAGTLPVVLGSGWSGVLLHEAVGHGLEGDFNRKGSSAFSGRIGEKVASSLCTIVDDGTLEGRRGSLSVDDEGTPTECTTLIENGVLKGYMQDKLNARLMGMAVTGNGRRESYAHLPMPRMTNTYMRAGESDPQEIIASVKKGIYCANLGGGQVDITSGKFVFSTSEAYLIEDGKITAPVKGATLIGNGPEAMSRVSMVGNDLALDSGVGTCGKDGQSVPVGVGQPTLKLDAITVGGTGA from the coding sequence ATGAGCCAGATGTTATCCACCGTCAGCGAGCAGCTCCTGGCACCGGGCGGCCTGAGCCTGGACAGCCTGCAGTCTGTTCTGGGTGAGTTGGCAGGCCCCGGCATCGACGCCGCCGACTTGTATTTCCAAGGCCAGATCTCGGAAACCTGGGCGCTGGAGGACGGCATCGTCAAGGAAGGCAGCTTCAACCTTGACCAGGGCGTGGGCGTGCGAGCCCAGTCTGGTGAGAAAACCGGCTTCGCCTACAGCAATGCGATCAACCTCGAAGCCCTGAACTCGGCGGCGCGTGCCGCCCGTTCCATTTCCCGCGCCGGGCAGAACGGCAAGGTGCAGGCCTTCCGCAGCCAGGATGTGACGGCCCTGTATGCGCCAGACAACCCGCTGGATGTGCTGAGCCGGGCTGAAAAAGTCGACTTGCTCAAGCGTGTCGACGCCGCCACCCGGGCCTTGGACTCGCGTATCCAGCAGGTCAGTGTGAGCATGGCCGGGGTCTGGGAGCGAATTCTCATCGCAGCGGCAGATGGCAGCCTGGCGGCGGATGTACGCCCGCTGGTGCGTTTCAACGTCAGTGTCATCGTCGAGCAGAATGGCCGTCGCGAACGCGGCGGGCAGGGTGGCGGCGGGCGCACCGACTATCGCTTCTTCACCGAAGATCGAGTCATGGGCTATGCCCGTGAAGCCTTGCGCCAGGCGTTGGTCAACCTCGAGGCCATCCCCGCGCCGGCAGGTACTTTGCCGGTTGTGCTGGGTTCCGGCTGGTCGGGCGTGCTGCTGCATGAAGCCGTCGGCCACGGTCTGGAAGGTGACTTCAACCGCAAGGGCAGTTCGGCCTTCAGCGGCCGTATCGGCGAGAAGGTCGCGTCGAGCCTGTGCACCATCGTCGACGATGGCACCCTCGAAGGCCGCCGTGGTTCGCTGAGCGTCGATGACGAAGGCACGCCAACCGAATGCACCACACTGATCGAGAACGGGGTGCTCAAGGGCTACATGCAGGACAAGCTCAACGCGCGCCTGATGGGCATGGCGGTGACTGGCAACGGCCGCCGTGAATCCTATGCGCACCTGCCGATGCCGCGCATGACCAACACCTACATGCGTGCTGGCGAAAGCGACCCGCAGGAAATCATCGCGTCGGTGAAGAAGGGCATCTACTGCGCCAACCTGGGCGGCGGGCAGGTGGACATCACCAGCGGCAAGTTCGTGTTCTCCACCAGCGAGGCTTACCTGATCGAGGACGGCAAGATCACCGCGCCGGTCAAGGGTGCGACACTGATTGGTAACGGACCTGAGGCGATGAGCCGGGTGTCGATGGTCGGTAACGACCTGGCCCTGGACAGTGGTGTGGGCACCTGTGGCAAGGATGGACAGTCGGTACCGGTGGGAGTTGGGCAGCCGACCTTGAAGCTGGATGCGATTACCGTGGGTGGTACGGGCGCGTGA
- a CDS encoding carbon-nitrogen hydrolase family protein, with protein MKAAVIQMVSQDDVLANLQRAGALLEQAAFGGARLAVLPENFAAMGRKDAAAIGRAEALGDGPILPWLKRTARDLKLWIVAGTLPLPPAGQPDAKAHACSLLVDEHGEVVARYDKLHLFDVDVADNRGRYRESDDYAHGARVVVADTPVGRVGLSVCYDLRFPELYSELRGAGAELITAPAAFTAVTGAAHWEVLIRARAIETQCYVLAAAQGGIHPGPRETHGHAAIIDPWGRVVAEQARGEAVLLAERDTDEQASIRARMPVALHRRFFSQDALRPAHTSE; from the coding sequence ATGAAGGCAGCGGTGATCCAGATGGTCAGCCAGGACGATGTACTGGCCAACCTGCAACGTGCCGGGGCGCTGCTCGAACAGGCAGCCTTTGGAGGCGCGCGGCTCGCTGTACTGCCGGAAAACTTCGCGGCCATGGGGCGCAAGGATGCCGCGGCCATCGGCCGGGCAGAGGCGTTGGGTGACGGGCCGATCCTGCCGTGGTTGAAACGTACCGCCCGTGACCTCAAGTTATGGATAGTTGCTGGCACCTTACCGTTGCCGCCCGCCGGTCAGCCCGACGCCAAGGCGCATGCCTGCTCGTTGTTGGTCGACGAACATGGCGAGGTGGTGGCGCGTTACGACAAGCTGCACCTGTTCGATGTCGACGTGGCCGACAACCGTGGTCGCTATCGCGAGTCCGATGACTACGCGCACGGTGCACGGGTAGTGGTGGCCGATACGCCGGTAGGGCGTGTCGGGCTTAGCGTTTGCTACGACCTGCGCTTTCCCGAGCTGTACAGTGAATTGCGGGGCGCTGGCGCGGAACTGATCACGGCACCGGCGGCTTTCACCGCGGTGACCGGGGCAGCCCATTGGGAAGTGCTGATTCGTGCCCGAGCCATCGAGACCCAGTGCTACGTGCTGGCCGCTGCTCAGGGCGGAATCCATCCAGGGCCAAGGGAAACCCATGGCCATGCGGCGATCATCGACCCCTGGGGGCGAGTCGTTGCAGAACAGGCGCGAGGCGAGGCAGTACTGCTGGCCGAGCGCGACACTGATGAACAAGCGTCCATTCGGGCGCGCATGCCGGTTGCCTTGCACCGGCGCTTTTTCTCGCAGGACGCTTTGCGGCCTGCGCACACCTCGGAGTGA